One segment of Anguilla anguilla isolate fAngAng1 chromosome 1, fAngAng1.pri, whole genome shotgun sequence DNA contains the following:
- the LOC118221052 gene encoding interferon-inducible GTPase 5-like, producing the protein MARLQTISEEEIQEMSSSLQSRVVTEVVAQVQGMLGQLSSTTLDIAVTGESGSGKSSFINAFRGIAEDDPGAARTGVTETTQEIIPYAHPSVPTVRLWDLPGIGTPTFQPEQYLQDVGLAKYDFFIIVASERFRECHVTLASCVAQAGKRFYFVRNKVDNDLEASARRRGRLGFSEEAILREMRADCEAGLRRIGEGQPRVFLLSSFQPHRFDFPLLHETLERELEGHKRHVFLLALPSLTTAALEKKQQALAGSVWQTAMASCLTAATPGGAVHSSVPMLMRELQSYQRSFGLDTKSLLRLANMTGKSYQELYGEVRSTSGRELCVQSVEGMLSQAALGQQVLVGLLESQVPVLGIIVSGGVSFIASYSLLKSAIRDLREDAERVLRRALDGAGVESKDPQEDISDPGYFYGD; encoded by the exons ATGGCAAGGCTGCAGACAATCAGCGAGGAGGAGATCCAGGAGATGAGCAGTAGCCTGCAGTCGCGAGTGGTGACGGAGGTGGTCGCACAGgtgcaaggcatgctgggacagctGAGCTCCACCACGCTGGACATTGCGGTCACGGGGGAGTCAGGCTCAGGGAAGTCCTCCTTCATCAACGCCTTCAGAGGCATTGCCGAGGACGATCCCGGGGCAGCAAGGACCGGTGTGACGGAAACTACCCAGGAGATCATACCCTACGCCCACCCCTCTGTGCCCACCGTTCGCCTGTGGGACTTGCCGGGCATCGGTACGCCCACTTTCCAGCCCGAGCAGTACCTGCAGGACGTGGGGCTGGCTAAGTACGACTTCTTCATCATCGTGGCGTCGGAGCGCTTCAGAGAGTGTCACGTGACACTGGCCAGCTGCGTGGCTCAGGCGGGGAAGAGGTTCTACTTTGTGCGCAACAAGGTGGACAACGACCTGGAGGCCTCTGCCAGGAGGAGAGGGCGTTTGGGGTTCAGCGAAGAGGCCATTTTGAGGGAGATGCGAGCCGACTGCGAGGCTGGCCTGCGGAGGATTGGGGAAGGGCAGCCCCGGGTCTTCCTGCTGTCCAGCTTCCAGCCGCATCGCTTTGACTTCCCCCTGCTGCACGAGACCCTCGAGAGGGAGCTGGAGGGCCATAAGAGGCACGTCTTCCTCCTGGCACTGCCCAGCCTCACCACTGCCGCGCTGGAGAAGAAGCAACAGGCGCTGGCTGGGAGTGTGTGGCAGACAGCCATGGCGTCTTGCCTCACCGCTGcgacaccagggggcgctgttcacAGCAGCGTTCCCATGCTTATGAGGGAACTGCAGTCCTATCAGCGCAGCTTTGGCCTCGACACAAAGTCCCTGCTTCGGTTGGCCAACATGACAGGAAAATCTTACCAG GAGCTCTACGGAGAGGTGCGCTCCACTTCAGGCAGGGAGCTCTGTGTGCAGAGTGTGGAAGGCATGTTGTCCCAGGCGGCTTTGGGACAGCAGGTCCTGGTGGGTCTGCTGGAGAGCCAGGTCCCGGTGCTGGGCATCATCGTCTCTGGGGGGGTCTCCTTCATTGCCTCGTACAGCCTCCTGAAGTCTGCCATCAGGGACCTGCGCGAGGATGCTGAGAGAGTGCTGCGCAGAGCTCTGGACGGTGCAGGCGTGGAGTCTAAAGACCCCCAAGAGGATATTTCAGACCCAGGATACTTTTATGGGGACTAG